In Marinitoga sp. 1197, the following proteins share a genomic window:
- a CDS encoding molybdopterin biosynthesis protein produces MKRRFYLNKKDLEEAISIYFKELKYYFSNDDVEIIHSRNAFNRVTGKPIFANENVPSYNSSAMDGVAVISKKTYGATESNPIILEKGKDFEYINTGFPIIQPYDAVIMIENVEILDETRIKIRNSVFPYKDVRKVGEDICVGEMLFPRYHTLTESDISFLLMAKVFEVPVIKKLKVLLIPTGNEIVEPEKKTEEFQIPETNSLMIKNYIEKFNAEVNVNEILPDDFEIIKNTIISKIENYDLILLNAGSSAGSKDFTYYAINEAGRVIIHGLNIKPGKPAILGIIKGKPIIGLPGFPVSCNIILEDIIKPLILKKSKMEIYYDNQFVNGISGKRIHSSITEKEYLRVGIGKVKNKYVAIPLKRGAANISAVSKQDGIVYIDKGIEVLENGEKVKIQLKREKKLIDKNILIIGSHDLLIDLLADFVKIYDKDINIVSANVGSLGGIISIAKGYAHLAGMHLLDPETGKYNISYIKDYLDKFTLVNLSYREQGFIVQKGNPKNIKNFEDLTKNGIRYINRQKTAGTRILLDYYLGKNNISPENIHGYADEEYSHVNLALKIKKNMADVGLGIRAAAKIYDLDFIPVALERYDLLIHESFLNDERYNLVMKIITSEEFKKEAEKLGGYILKNTGEIL; encoded by the coding sequence TTGAAAAGACGTTTTTATTTAAATAAAAAAGATTTAGAAGAAGCTATTAGTATTTATTTTAAGGAATTAAAATATTATTTTTCAAATGATGATGTAGAAATTATACATTCAAGAAATGCATTTAATAGAGTTACAGGGAAACCAATTTTTGCAAATGAAAATGTACCATCATACAATAGTAGCGCAATGGATGGTGTAGCTGTTATAAGTAAAAAAACATATGGTGCAACAGAATCAAATCCAATAATTTTAGAAAAAGGAAAGGATTTTGAATACATAAATACAGGTTTTCCAATAATCCAGCCATATGACGCAGTGATAATGATCGAAAATGTTGAAATTTTAGATGAAACCAGAATTAAAATACGAAATAGTGTTTTTCCGTATAAAGATGTAAGAAAAGTAGGAGAAGATATTTGTGTTGGTGAAATGCTGTTTCCAAGATATCATACACTAACAGAATCTGATATTTCATTCCTCCTAATGGCTAAAGTTTTTGAAGTACCTGTGATAAAAAAATTAAAAGTTTTACTTATTCCAACAGGAAATGAAATTGTTGAACCAGAGAAAAAAACAGAAGAGTTTCAAATACCAGAAACTAATTCATTAATGATAAAAAATTATATAGAAAAATTCAATGCAGAGGTTAATGTCAATGAAATTTTGCCAGATGATTTCGAAATTATCAAAAATACTATTATTTCAAAAATTGAAAATTACGATTTGATATTATTAAATGCAGGTTCTTCTGCAGGTTCAAAAGATTTTACATATTATGCGATAAATGAAGCTGGCAGAGTTATTATACATGGATTAAATATTAAACCTGGAAAACCTGCTATTTTAGGAATAATAAAAGGAAAACCCATAATTGGTCTTCCAGGTTTCCCTGTTTCGTGTAATATAATTTTAGAAGATATAATAAAACCATTGATATTAAAAAAGTCCAAAATGGAAATTTATTATGATAATCAGTTTGTAAATGGAATTTCAGGAAAAAGAATACATTCATCAATTACAGAAAAAGAATATTTGAGAGTTGGGATTGGAAAGGTTAAAAATAAATATGTAGCAATACCTTTAAAAAGAGGAGCGGCTAATATTTCTGCTGTTTCTAAACAAGATGGAATCGTTTATATAGATAAAGGTATAGAAGTTTTAGAGAATGGCGAAAAAGTAAAAATACAATTAAAAAGAGAAAAAAAATTAATAGACAAAAATATTTTAATTATAGGAAGTCATGATTTATTAATAGATTTACTGGCTGATTTTGTAAAAATATATGATAAAGACATAAATATTGTTTCTGCCAACGTAGGAAGTCTGGGTGGGATAATATCAATAGCGAAGGGATATGCGCATCTTGCAGGAATGCATTTGCTTGATCCAGAAACGGGAAAATATAATATCAGTTATATAAAAGATTATTTAGATAAATTTACACTGGTAAATTTATCATACAGAGAACAGGGATTTATTGTTCAAAAAGGTAATCCAAAAAATATTAAGAATTTTGAAGATCTAACAAAAAATGGAATCAGGTATATAAACAGGCAAAAGACAGCCGGCACACGAATTTTGTTGGATTATTATCTGGGAAAAAATAACATCTCTCCAGAAAATATACACGGTTATGCTGACGAAGAATATTCTCATGTAAATCTTGCCTTAAAAATCAAAAAAAATATGGCTGATGTTGGTTTGGGGATTAGAGCTGCAGCTAAAATATATGATCTGGATTTCATTCCTGTGGCTTTAGAAAGATATGATTTATTAATTCACGAATCATTTTTGAATGATGAAAGATATAATCTTGTAATGAAAATAATCACTTCAGAAGAATTTAAAAAAGAAGCAGAAAAACTTGGTGGATATATATTGAAAAATACAGGAGAAATATTATAA